One genomic region from Pseudorca crassidens isolate mPseCra1 chromosome 11, mPseCra1.hap1, whole genome shotgun sequence encodes:
- the CLEC1B gene encoding C-type lectin domain family 1 member B codes for MQDEDGYVTLNIKTQKPALTSGDPASSSLWRVMALILLILSMGIAAGLVALGIMSVTQQKYLQAENEHLSGTLKQLARKFCQDLLQQSGQKGSHKCSPCDINWRYYGDSCYGFFRHNLTWKDSKKYCADVNATLLKITREDTLQYISSRTGLIRWVGLSRQKPSDVWMWEDGSVPSKNLFKLSGTATENMNCAYFHNGKIHPTFCENKHYLMCERKAGMAKVDQLL; via the exons ATGCAGGATGAAGACGGATACGTCACCTTAAATATTAAAACTCAAAAACCAGCTCTCACTTCAG GTGACCCTGCTTCCTCCTCTTTGTGGCGTGTGATGGCTTTGATTTTGCTGATCTTGAGCATGGGGATAGCTGCTGGGCTGGTGGCTCTGGGGATTATGT CTGTCACGCAGCAAAAGTACCTACAAGCTGAGAACGAACATCTCTCAGGAACTCTGAAACAATTAGCAAGGAAGTTCTGCCAAGATTTACTACAACAATCAGGACAAAAGGGAA GCCATAAATGCAGCCCATGTGACATAAACTGGAGATATTATGGAGACAGTTGCTATGGATTCTTCAGGCACAACTTGACATGGAAAGACAGTAAGAAGTATTGTGCTGATGTAAATGCTACTCTTCTGAAGATCACCAGGGAGGACACGCTG CAATACATCAGTAGCAGGACTGGATTAATTCGTTGGGTTGGATTGTCCCGCCAGAAACCCAGTGACGTCTGGATGTGGGAAGACGGCTCAGTTCCCTCCAAAAATTT GTTCAAGCTTTCTGGAACTGCAACAGAAAATATGAATTGTGCTTATTTTCATAATGGGAAAATTCACCCTACCTTCTGTGAGAACAAACATTATTTAATGTGTGAAAGGAAGGCAGGCATGGCAAAGGTGGACCAACTACTTTAA